One genomic window of Capricornis sumatraensis isolate serow.1 chromosome 15, serow.2, whole genome shotgun sequence includes the following:
- the OSBPL2 gene encoding oxysterol-binding protein-related protein 2 isoform X2 yields the protein MNGEEEFFDAVTGFDSDNSSGEFSEANQRLTGVIHVDTSKSNGIGKVGDGPPQENGIQKHRTSLPAPMFTRSDFSVWSILKKCIGLELSKITMPIAFNEPLSFLQRITEYMEHVYLIHRASRQPQSLERMQSVAAFAVSAVASQWERTGKPFNPLLGETYELIREDLGFRFISEQVSHHPPISAFYSEGLHQDFLFHGSIYPKLKFWGKSVEAEPRGTITLELLKHKEAYTWTNPTCCVHNVIIGKLWIEQYGTVEILNHSKKKLFMIYGKWTECLWGIDPVAYESFRKQERRGDSLRKMKPDDGPEKADGDVADTVPESQETVQVIPGSKLLWRVNTRPPNSAQMYNFTSFTVSLNELETGMEKILAPTDCRLRPDIRGMENGNMDLASQEKERLEEKQREARRERAREEAEWQTRWFHRGSNPYTGTPDWLYAGGYFERDFSGCPDIY from the exons ATGAACGGAGAGGAGGAGTTCTTCGATGCTGTCACAG GCTTTGACTCTGATAACTCTTCCGGGGAATTTTCAGAGGCGAATCAGAGACTCACTGGCGTGATTCATGTGGACACCAGCAAAAGTAATGGGATCGGAAAAGTTGGGGACGGGCCTCCTCAGGAGAATGGGATTCAGAAGCACAG GACATCTCTGCCTGCCCCAATGTTTACCAGAAGCGACTTCAGCGTGTGGAGCATATTGAAGAAGTGCATTGGCTTG GAGCTGTCCAAGATCACGATGCCCATAGCCTTCAATGAGCCCCTGAGTTTCCTGCAGCGGATCACAGAGTACATGGAACATGTGTACCTAATTCACAGAGCCTCCCGCCAGCCCCAGTCCCTGGAAAGGATGCAG TCTGTGGCAGCCTTTGCGGTTTCGGCTGTGGCTTCCCAGTGGGAGAGGACCGGCAAGCCCTTCAACCCGCTTCTGGGGGAGACGTATGAGCTCATCAG GGAAGACTTAGGGTTCAGATTCATATCCGAGCAGGTCAGCCACCACCCCCCGATCAGTGCTTTCTACTCGGAGGGCCTCCACCAGGACTTCCTATTTCATGGCTCCATCTATCCGAAGCTTAAGTTCTGGGGGAAGAGCGTGGAAGCAGAGCCCCGCGGCACCATCACACTGGAGCTGCTCAA ACATAAGGAGGCATACACCTGGACCAACCCTACGTGCTGTGTCCACAACGTGATTATCGGCAAGCTCTGGATAGAGCAGTATGGGACAGTGGAGATTTTAAACCACAG CAAAAAGAAGCTCTTCATGATCTATGGCAAGTGGACGGAGTGCTTGTGGGGCATAGACCCTGTCGCGTACGAGTCCTTCAGGAAGCAGGAGAGAAGAGGGGACTCCCTGCGGAAGATGAAACCG GACGACGGCCCCGAGAAGGCTGATGGCGATGTGGCGGACACTGTGCCCGAGTCTCAGGAAACGGTGCAGGTCATTCCAGGCAGCAAGCTACTCTGGAGAGTCAATACCCGGCCCCCCAACTCCGCTCAG ATGTACAACTTCACTAGCTTCACAGTGAGTCTCAATGAGCTGGAGACGGGCATGGAGAAGATCCTGGCCCCCACCGACTGCCGGCTACGCCCCGACATCCGTGGCATGGAGAACGGCAACATGG ATCTGGCAAGCCAGGAGAAGGAGCGGctggaggagaagcagagggAGGCCCGGAGGGAGCGGGCCCGGGAGGAGGCTGAGTGGCAGACACG GTGGTTTCACCGAGGCAGTAACCCCTACACTGGGACCCCCGACTGGCTGTACGCGGGGGGCTACTTCGAGCGGGATTTCTCAGGCTGCCCCGACATCTACTGA
- the OSBPL2 gene encoding oxysterol-binding protein-related protein 2 isoform X3 → MNGEEEFFDAVTGFDSDNSSGEFSEANQRLTGVIHVDTSKSNGIGKVGDGPPQENGIQKHRTSLPAPMFTRSDFSVWSILKKCIGLELSKITMPIAFNEPLSFLQRITEYMEHVYLIHRASRQPQSLERMQSVAAFAVSAVASQWERTGKPFNPLLGETYELIREDLGFRFISEQVSHHPPISAFYSEGLHQDFLFHGSIYPKLKFWGKSVEAEPRGTITLELLKHKEAYTWTNPTCCVHNVIIGKLWIEQYGTVEILNHRTGDKCVLHFKPCGLFGKELHKVEGYIQDKSKKKLFMIYGKWTECLWGIDPVAYESFRKQERRGDSLRKMKPMYNFTSFTVSLNELETGMEKILAPTDCRLRPDIRGMENGNMDLASQEKERLEEKQREARRERAREEAEWQTRWFHRGSNPYTGTPDWLYAGGYFERDFSGCPDIY, encoded by the exons ATGAACGGAGAGGAGGAGTTCTTCGATGCTGTCACAG GCTTTGACTCTGATAACTCTTCCGGGGAATTTTCAGAGGCGAATCAGAGACTCACTGGCGTGATTCATGTGGACACCAGCAAAAGTAATGGGATCGGAAAAGTTGGGGACGGGCCTCCTCAGGAGAATGGGATTCAGAAGCACAG GACATCTCTGCCTGCCCCAATGTTTACCAGAAGCGACTTCAGCGTGTGGAGCATATTGAAGAAGTGCATTGGCTTG GAGCTGTCCAAGATCACGATGCCCATAGCCTTCAATGAGCCCCTGAGTTTCCTGCAGCGGATCACAGAGTACATGGAACATGTGTACCTAATTCACAGAGCCTCCCGCCAGCCCCAGTCCCTGGAAAGGATGCAG TCTGTGGCAGCCTTTGCGGTTTCGGCTGTGGCTTCCCAGTGGGAGAGGACCGGCAAGCCCTTCAACCCGCTTCTGGGGGAGACGTATGAGCTCATCAG GGAAGACTTAGGGTTCAGATTCATATCCGAGCAGGTCAGCCACCACCCCCCGATCAGTGCTTTCTACTCGGAGGGCCTCCACCAGGACTTCCTATTTCATGGCTCCATCTATCCGAAGCTTAAGTTCTGGGGGAAGAGCGTGGAAGCAGAGCCCCGCGGCACCATCACACTGGAGCTGCTCAA ACATAAGGAGGCATACACCTGGACCAACCCTACGTGCTGTGTCCACAACGTGATTATCGGCAAGCTCTGGATAGAGCAGTATGGGACAGTGGAGATTTTAAACCACAG GACTGGAGATAAGTGTGTGCTTCACTTTAAACCATGTGGACTGTTTGGGAAAGAACTTCACAAAGTGGAGGGGTACATTCAAGACAAAAG CAAAAAGAAGCTCTTCATGATCTATGGCAAGTGGACGGAGTGCTTGTGGGGCATAGACCCTGTCGCGTACGAGTCCTTCAGGAAGCAGGAGAGAAGAGGGGACTCCCTGCGGAAGATGAAACCG ATGTACAACTTCACTAGCTTCACAGTGAGTCTCAATGAGCTGGAGACGGGCATGGAGAAGATCCTGGCCCCCACCGACTGCCGGCTACGCCCCGACATCCGTGGCATGGAGAACGGCAACATGG ATCTGGCAAGCCAGGAGAAGGAGCGGctggaggagaagcagagggAGGCCCGGAGGGAGCGGGCCCGGGAGGAGGCTGAGTGGCAGACACG GTGGTTTCACCGAGGCAGTAACCCCTACACTGGGACCCCCGACTGGCTGTACGCGGGGGGCTACTTCGAGCGGGATTTCTCAGGCTGCCCCGACATCTACTGA
- the OSBPL2 gene encoding oxysterol-binding protein-related protein 2 isoform X1 gives MNGEEEFFDAVTGFDSDNSSGEFSEANQRLTGVIHVDTSKSNGIGKVGDGPPQENGIQKHRTSLPAPMFTRSDFSVWSILKKCIGLELSKITMPIAFNEPLSFLQRITEYMEHVYLIHRASRQPQSLERMQSVAAFAVSAVASQWERTGKPFNPLLGETYELIREDLGFRFISEQVSHHPPISAFYSEGLHQDFLFHGSIYPKLKFWGKSVEAEPRGTITLELLKHKEAYTWTNPTCCVHNVIIGKLWIEQYGTVEILNHRTGDKCVLHFKPCGLFGKELHKVEGYIQDKSKKKLFMIYGKWTECLWGIDPVAYESFRKQERRGDSLRKMKPDDGPEKADGDVADTVPESQETVQVIPGSKLLWRVNTRPPNSAQMYNFTSFTVSLNELETGMEKILAPTDCRLRPDIRGMENGNMDLASQEKERLEEKQREARRERAREEAEWQTRWFHRGSNPYTGTPDWLYAGGYFERDFSGCPDIY, from the exons ATGAACGGAGAGGAGGAGTTCTTCGATGCTGTCACAG GCTTTGACTCTGATAACTCTTCCGGGGAATTTTCAGAGGCGAATCAGAGACTCACTGGCGTGATTCATGTGGACACCAGCAAAAGTAATGGGATCGGAAAAGTTGGGGACGGGCCTCCTCAGGAGAATGGGATTCAGAAGCACAG GACATCTCTGCCTGCCCCAATGTTTACCAGAAGCGACTTCAGCGTGTGGAGCATATTGAAGAAGTGCATTGGCTTG GAGCTGTCCAAGATCACGATGCCCATAGCCTTCAATGAGCCCCTGAGTTTCCTGCAGCGGATCACAGAGTACATGGAACATGTGTACCTAATTCACAGAGCCTCCCGCCAGCCCCAGTCCCTGGAAAGGATGCAG TCTGTGGCAGCCTTTGCGGTTTCGGCTGTGGCTTCCCAGTGGGAGAGGACCGGCAAGCCCTTCAACCCGCTTCTGGGGGAGACGTATGAGCTCATCAG GGAAGACTTAGGGTTCAGATTCATATCCGAGCAGGTCAGCCACCACCCCCCGATCAGTGCTTTCTACTCGGAGGGCCTCCACCAGGACTTCCTATTTCATGGCTCCATCTATCCGAAGCTTAAGTTCTGGGGGAAGAGCGTGGAAGCAGAGCCCCGCGGCACCATCACACTGGAGCTGCTCAA ACATAAGGAGGCATACACCTGGACCAACCCTACGTGCTGTGTCCACAACGTGATTATCGGCAAGCTCTGGATAGAGCAGTATGGGACAGTGGAGATTTTAAACCACAG GACTGGAGATAAGTGTGTGCTTCACTTTAAACCATGTGGACTGTTTGGGAAAGAACTTCACAAAGTGGAGGGGTACATTCAAGACAAAAG CAAAAAGAAGCTCTTCATGATCTATGGCAAGTGGACGGAGTGCTTGTGGGGCATAGACCCTGTCGCGTACGAGTCCTTCAGGAAGCAGGAGAGAAGAGGGGACTCCCTGCGGAAGATGAAACCG GACGACGGCCCCGAGAAGGCTGATGGCGATGTGGCGGACACTGTGCCCGAGTCTCAGGAAACGGTGCAGGTCATTCCAGGCAGCAAGCTACTCTGGAGAGTCAATACCCGGCCCCCCAACTCCGCTCAG ATGTACAACTTCACTAGCTTCACAGTGAGTCTCAATGAGCTGGAGACGGGCATGGAGAAGATCCTGGCCCCCACCGACTGCCGGCTACGCCCCGACATCCGTGGCATGGAGAACGGCAACATGG ATCTGGCAAGCCAGGAGAAGGAGCGGctggaggagaagcagagggAGGCCCGGAGGGAGCGGGCCCGGGAGGAGGCTGAGTGGCAGACACG GTGGTTTCACCGAGGCAGTAACCCCTACACTGGGACCCCCGACTGGCTGTACGCGGGGGGCTACTTCGAGCGGGATTTCTCAGGCTGCCCCGACATCTACTGA